The genomic stretch GTGTGGAACCAGGTCTCCTGCGCATCTCCGTAGGCACCGAACATATTGAGGATATCAAGGACGACCTGATCGCTGCTTTCAAAAAAGCAAAATAGCATCCTGCTGAACGGCAGTAACTCTCTGTCAGTTCAAAGAATGGTTGCATAGGAACAGGAGGTCTCAAAATAAGAGCAGGGCCTGAGCATCGATTAAATGATGGCAGATTTTTTACAGGCGCTGAACCAAAGAGGATGTATCAAAGGTACATCCTCTTTTTTTATACAAAAGATAACGTATATAAGTAAGTGTTATTTTGTTAAAATGCTGTCATTGGCGGCAGTCCCTGGTTCGTCCCACATGAGTATTCCAATCGTTGGTAAGGTAACATGCTGTTTAAAAGGTACGTGTACTGTTTAAAGACTTATCCCCTTTGGTTCGTCCCCAATTTGTATTCCTATTGAAAGTGTAGTCTATGTCTGTTTCAAAAGCAGTATCACTGTTTGGTGACGATGCTTCCTGGTTCGTCCCAAATATGTATTCCAATCGTAGGTATGGGAACATGCTTTTTAAAAGGTACTTGCACTGTTTAAAGACTATACCCTTTGGTTCGTCCCCAATTTGTATTCCTATTGAAAGTGCAATCTATGTCTGTTTCAAAAGCAGTATCACTGTTTAGTGACGATGCTTCCTGGTTCGTCCCAAAAATGTCTTTTCCTGGCTGATCAGGTAATTCACCAATGAGCAGGCTGTTATTGAAACGCTTCGCGGATCAGTTCCAGGTTGATAGCCGCCCCGGCCTTGCTGCCTGCCGCCACTGCATTGGAGACGGCGCGGAACATACTGCAGCAGTCCCCGGCGGCATAGACACCGTAACAGCTGGTCTTATGAAAATCATCCACGCTGATATAACCGTGTTCTGTCAGTGCGCAGCCCAGTTGTTCCGGGATGGAGCAATGCTGTACAAAACCGGCGCGGATAAAAGCGGCTTTGAGCGGATGGGTGGAGCTGTCTGTAAAGACCAGCGCCTCCAGCTGCCCCTGCTGATGGCGGATATGGTCTATCTGTTTTTCCACGATGCGGACCTGGTACTTTTCCAGCAGGGCCAGTCGTTCTTCCGTGATAGAAGAAGGGCCGTTGGTGAAAATGGTCAGGTTGGGCGACCACTGGTGCAGGAGCCGGCCCATTTCAAAAGCCAGTTCGCCATCGGCTATCAGGCCCAGGGCCTGGCCATTGACTTCATAGCCATGGCAATAAGGGCAATGCAGCAGGGAAATACCCCAGCATTCGGCAAAACCGGGACGCTCAGGTAACTGATCACTGATGCCGGTGGTGAACAATAATTTTTTACTGTGGAAGCTTTCTCCGGCCTGCGTGCGGACCAGGAAACCCTGTTCCGTTTGCTCCCCCGCTATGGCCAGTCCTTCATGGAACCGGATAGTAGGGTAGGCCAGCGCCTGTTGCCTGCTCACTG from Candidatus Pseudobacter hemicellulosilyticus encodes the following:
- a CDS encoding NAD(P)/FAD-dependent oxidoreductase — its product is MEQQLQYDVIIVGGSYAGLSAAMALGRSLRKVLIIDSGRPCNRQTPHSHNFLTQDGQKPGQIAAVSRQQALAYPTIRFHEGLAIAGEQTEQGFLVRTQAGESFHSKKLLFTTGISDQLPERPGFAECWGISLLHCPYCHGYEVNGQALGLIADGELAFEMGRLLHQWSPNLTIFTNGPSSITEERLALLEKYQVRIVEKQIDHIRHQQGQLEALVFTDSSTHPLKAAFIRAGFVQHCSIPEQLGCALTEHGYISVDDFHKTSCYGVYAAGDCCSMFRAVSNAVAAGSKAGAAINLELIREAFQ